The genomic segment ATGAGAAAGGGATAGCCCCCGACGCGCGCGATGGGCTTGTCCAGGAACTCCGTGCTGCCAGCGGCGAAGCTGGGTGGAATGGGCAGACCCGCCTTCGACAGCGCGCGAAGGCTCCGCCACTTATGGCGCGCAAGCTCCACGGACGCCGACGAGTTGACAGAACGCACGCCTGCCAGCTCGAAGTGCGCGATGACCTCCAAGCCGTACTTCGATGTCTGGGGGCTCAGACGTGGAAGGAGTACGTCCAGCCGATCCACGGAGCGCCCGTTGTGCGTGACCCACGGCTTGGAGCCGTCCAGTGCGAGCGTGCAGTTGAATGGGTCGAGCAGCGTGACGCGATGCCCCAGAGCGTTCGCCGCACGGATCAGCCGCCGCGTCGCGTAGTTGCGAACACCCCGCGATAGCAGGCCGATGCGCATCGTCAAATCGTCCTGACGTGCCGCGTCATCATCCGTCGAACGACTTCGTAAAATGGAAGAAGGTCTTGCTGATGCGGGCGTTCAGAACGCGCACGTAGAATGCCACGGGCCCCACCCACGCGATTTCGCAGATGTCGTCTCCCCGCAACTTCATCTCATGGAGGCAGCGACGAGCCAGCACGCCTCCCAGCCGCTTGTTCCGACACTCCGGCACGACACCCATGGGACCGAGGCTCCGACGGAAGAGCTCGACGTCGTAGGTGACGAATCCGCAGAACTCGTCGCGGCGCGTGGCGACCAACGTCGTCACCGGATCGTGTTCCAGCGAGAGCAGGGCTTCCTCCTGCCAACCCTCGCTCCACGTCTCGCACATCCACTCGCTGAACGCGTCGCGGCGCAAGGTGTCCAAACGCGAGATCGTAATGCCTTCCTCGGATCGGAGGCGCTCCTCGTCCGCCGACGTGTCGAAGTCGCTCAGGCCCAGTTGAACCTGCATGTTCACGGCGTCGCTGTTGCGCCGGTACCCGAGCGTCTGGAGGAAGCAGAACGCCTCCGTATAGCGGGGATCGACGCCGGGCATGATGTAGAGGGGAACCGAGGTTCCGATGTGCACGCGCCGCGCCCCCGCTTCGGCGAACGCGGACTCGATCTGCGCGAAGAGCCGCGTTCCGATGCCAAGTCGGCGGCAATCGCGGGCGACGCCGAACAACTTAATCCACGCGTGCGCTCCGCGCACGACGCCGAGGGCACATGCGATGATGCGGTCGCCGTCCATGCCGAGGAGGCAGAATTCGGGTC from the Candidatus Poribacteria bacterium genome contains:
- a CDS encoding GNAT family N-acetyltransferase; amino-acid sequence: MDIRPLSPDMLPALADFTNANLDLDAGRFTPDLFDWHLYHDTHVRPEFCLLGMDGDRIIACALGVVRGAHAWIKLFGVARDCRRLGIGTRLFAQIESAFAEAGARRVHIGTSVPLYIMPGVDPRYTEAFCFLQTLGYRRNSDAVNMQVQLGLSDFDTSADEERLRSEEGITISRLDTLRRDAFSEWMCETWSEGWQEEALLSLEHDPVTTLVATRRDEFCGFVTYDVELFRRSLGPMGVVPECRNKRLGGVLARRCLHEMKLRGDDICEIAWVGPVAFYVRVLNARISKTFFHFTKSFDG